The following are from one region of the Bacillota bacterium genome:
- a CDS encoding NUDIX hydrolase, translating to MNDNMLFEEAKSTSPIFAGKIIKLRVDTVILPNGKEATREVIEHAPAVAIVPITDDGQVVFVRQYRYPVGEVLLEVPAGKLDDGEPPSECALRELEEETGFTARSLEEVGAFYTTPGFSNELMHLFIARDLSRQAPRPDEDEFISTELIPIERALAMAKSGQIRDAKTLAGLLMLDCTRNQAPGCGQNQG from the coding sequence ATGAATGATAACATGCTATTCGAAGAGGCAAAAAGCACCAGCCCGATTTTCGCAGGCAAGATCATCAAGCTCAGGGTTGACACTGTGATACTACCGAACGGCAAGGAGGCCACGCGCGAGGTGATCGAGCACGCCCCCGCCGTCGCTATCGTCCCCATCACGGATGATGGGCAGGTGGTGTTTGTGCGCCAGTATCGCTACCCTGTTGGCGAGGTGCTTCTTGAGGTGCCCGCGGGGAAGCTGGATGATGGTGAGCCCCCCTCCGAGTGCGCGCTGAGGGAGCTTGAAGAGGAGACGGGGTTCACGGCGCGCAGCCTGGAGGAGGTTGGGGCCTTTTATACAACCCCCGGCTTCTCTAATGAACTGATGCACCTGTTTATTGCGCGGGATCTTTCGCGTCAGGCGCCCAGGCCGGACGAGGATGAATTTATCAGCACCGAGCTTATTCCCATTGAGCGCGCGCTCGCCATGGCCAAATCGGGTCAGATCCGCGACGCTAAGACCCTAGCGGGCCTGCTGATGCTCGATTGCACGCGAAATCAGGCGCCAGGTTGCGGGCAAAATCAGGGGTAA
- the spoIIM gene encoding stage II sporulation protein M yields the protein MFLVGGLPDVIDTHFRTHVRVYVLAIVIFIIGVVFGSLAIRILTPAQKTDLAQYLTGFCKSFGSVNPMTRAVTARESFIGNTKTMLIAWLLGLSIVGAPFILVILFMRGFMIGFTVGFFVNELMLKGVLFSLASLFPHSVIAVPAIIIGCAGGMTFAFSLVREHYSSERAGMRSIFGYFPAFIIPTLALILAAALVEAYITPVFIAAATKYLF from the coding sequence ATGTTCCTTGTTGGCGGGCTACCTGACGTTATCGATACGCACTTTCGCACGCACGTGCGCGTGTATGTGCTTGCCATCGTCATATTCATCATAGGGGTGGTTTTCGGCTCCCTGGCAATAAGAATCCTGACCCCTGCCCAGAAGACCGATCTCGCCCAGTACCTGACGGGCTTCTGCAAGAGCTTCGGCAGCGTCAACCCCATGACCAGGGCTGTCACGGCGAGGGAATCTTTTATAGGGAATACAAAGACCATGCTTATCGCGTGGTTGCTCGGGCTATCCATTGTGGGAGCGCCGTTCATACTCGTGATCCTCTTCATGCGGGGCTTCATGATAGGATTCACTGTAGGGTTCTTCGTCAACGAGTTGATGCTCAAGGGGGTGCTGTTCTCCCTTGCCTCTTTGTTCCCGCACAGCGTCATCGCTGTTCCCGCCATAATCATAGGGTGCGCAGGGGGCATGACGTTCGCCTTCTCCCTGGTGCGGGAGCATTACTCGAGTGAGCGGGCTGGTATGCGCTCTATCTTTGGATACTTCCCAGCGTTTATTATTCCAACCCTGGCGCTCATCCTCGCCGCGGCCCTGGTCGAAGCCTATATAACGCCGGTCTTCATCGCCGCGGCAACGAAATACCTTTTTTAA
- the xerD gene encoding site-specific tyrosine recombinase XerD: MSALIKEFLAYLAVEKGLAGNTLESYGRDLRQFVSFIQERKGIAPEEATQATVVSYLADLRLRGRAPATLSRTLAALKAFYQYLVREHGLTRDPTSNLESPRQEKRLPRVLTVQEVTALLNAPVPRDAAGIRDRAMLELLYATGIRVSELVNLKIDDVNLTLGYVRCFGKGSKERIVPLGRIAAECTERYIRDGRSKLSRESSGSWLFLNQHGHRLTRQGFWKILKKYAAQIGIKKEITPHTLRHSFATHLLERGADLRSVQEMLGHADISTTQIYTHLTKGKLKEVYNKTHPRA; this comes from the coding sequence TTGAGCGCTCTCATCAAGGAGTTCCTCGCTTACCTGGCAGTTGAGAAAGGCCTCGCCGGAAATACGCTTGAGTCGTATGGTCGAGATCTCCGGCAGTTTGTCTCGTTTATCCAGGAGCGCAAGGGCATCGCCCCCGAGGAGGCCACGCAAGCCACGGTCGTCTCCTACCTTGCTGACCTCCGCCTTCGTGGGCGCGCGCCTGCGACGCTCTCGAGGACCCTCGCCGCCCTCAAAGCTTTTTATCAATACCTGGTCAGGGAACACGGGTTGACGCGGGACCCCACAAGCAACCTCGAGTCCCCGCGCCAGGAGAAAAGGTTGCCGCGCGTCCTGACGGTCCAGGAGGTGACGGCTCTCTTGAATGCGCCCGTGCCGCGCGATGCCGCCGGCATCCGGGACAGGGCCATGCTCGAACTCCTTTACGCCACGGGGATAAGGGTATCGGAGCTGGTGAATCTCAAGATTGACGATGTAAACCTCACCCTGGGCTACGTTCGCTGTTTTGGCAAGGGTTCCAAGGAGAGGATCGTTCCGCTTGGCCGGATCGCCGCAGAGTGCACTGAGCGGTACATCAGGGATGGGAGGAGCAAATTGTCGAGGGAGAGCAGTGGCTCATGGTTATTCTTAAATCAACATGGCCATAGACTCACGCGGCAGGGTTTCTGGAAGATATTGAAGAAGTATGCGGCGCAAATTGGAATAAAGAAGGAGATAACCCCGCATACGCTGCGTCATTCCTTTGCCACGCACCTGTTGGAGCGGGGGGCGGATTTGAGGTCCGTCCAGGAGATGCTGGGGCATGCTGACATCTCCACGACGCAGATATATACCCACCTGACCAAGGGAAAGCTAAAGGAGGTATATAACAAGACCCACCCGAGGGCATAG
- a CDS encoding phosphopentomutase → MSRVVLLVLDGVGIGELPDAAGYGDEGSNTIINTARSFGGLNLPNLRLMGLGNIASELVGSQIPGTAPVQSPRASYGRMAERSPGKDTVTGHWELCGVILDRPFPLYPHGFPPEVIEPFERAIGRKVLGNKAASGTEIIKELGEEHMATGRPIIYTSADSVFQIACHESIVPVEELYRMCEIARGMLTGDHGVGRVIARPFAGEPGNFWRTERRRDYSIAPPRKTLLDFAAGQDLDVIAVGKIEDIFSMRGITRSLHTTNNHDTLDAIARFLSKDWHGILFANCIDFDMLYGHRNDVPGFARALEEVDARIGDLAPRLRDSDVLVITADHGCDPTTPSTDHSREHVPLLIYGKPIRPGVSVGTRGTFADLGATIADMLGVNAAIDGTSCAHLFLRAARPGETELQSRAGVR, encoded by the coding sequence ATTTCTCGCGTTGTGCTCCTAGTCCTCGACGGCGTTGGGATCGGGGAGCTGCCCGATGCTGCCGGGTACGGGGATGAAGGCAGCAATACCATAATTAACACAGCAAGATCTTTTGGGGGTTTGAATCTTCCAAACCTCAGGTTGATGGGGCTCGGCAATATCGCCTCGGAGCTCGTGGGGAGCCAGATACCGGGGACAGCGCCTGTCCAGTCTCCCCGGGCCTCCTACGGGAGAATGGCCGAGCGATCGCCGGGCAAGGATACGGTGACCGGGCACTGGGAGCTCTGCGGGGTGATCCTGGACCGGCCGTTTCCTCTTTACCCTCATGGTTTCCCCCCGGAGGTCATAGAGCCTTTCGAACGCGCCATAGGCAGGAAGGTGCTCGGCAACAAGGCGGCATCGGGGACGGAGATAATCAAGGAACTGGGCGAGGAGCATATGGCGACGGGGAGGCCGATTATCTACACATCGGCCGACAGCGTCTTTCAGATCGCTTGTCATGAGAGCATCGTCCCTGTGGAAGAACTCTACCGGATGTGCGAGATCGCGCGGGGGATGCTCACCGGCGACCACGGCGTGGGGAGGGTGATAGCGCGCCCGTTTGCCGGCGAGCCCGGCAACTTCTGGAGGACCGAAAGGCGCAGGGATTATTCTATAGCCCCGCCAAGGAAAACCCTCCTGGATTTCGCAGCCGGGCAGGACCTGGATGTCATCGCAGTGGGCAAGATCGAGGATATCTTCTCGATGAGGGGTATAACCAGGTCCCTGCACACGACGAATAATCATGACACCCTTGACGCCATCGCGAGGTTCCTATCTAAAGATTGGCATGGCATTCTCTTCGCAAACTGCATAGATTTTGATATGCTCTACGGGCATAGAAATGATGTCCCGGGATTCGCTAGGGCGCTCGAGGAGGTTGACGCGAGGATCGGGGACCTGGCGCCGAGACTGCGAGATTCCGACGTGCTGGTTATAACCGCCGATCATGGCTGCGATCCCACCACCCCCAGCACGGATCACTCGAGGGAGCACGTGCCCTTGCTCATTTACGGCAAGCCCATTCGACCGGGCGTATCAGTGGGAACGCGCGGGACCTTCGCCGACCTGGGCGCCACTATAGCCGATATGCTGGGCGTGAACGCGGCAATAGACGGGACAAGCTGCGCGCATCTTTTCCTCCGGGCCGCCCGGCCGGGCGAAACAGAGCTGCAGAGCCGGGCCGGTGTGCGGTAG
- a CDS encoding D-alanyl-D-alanine carboxypeptidase: MGEGDDVVLRSFFIPPRAGRNAAWTVSLLFMLVCFAVIPVVTAPPCYAEQPPAQSQPQSQPQPQSQPRLEISAPSAILMEASSGRVLYEKDAHKRMPPASITKIMTMLMVMEALEAGKISLNDKVIASEHACSMGGSQVWLEPGEEMLLSDMLKAIAIVSANDCSVAVAEHIAGAEEIFVDMMNARARELGMKDTHFVNATGLPHPDHYTSAYDIALMSRELLKHPMVHEWFTTWIDYLRDGKNILVNTNRLIKDYKGADGLKTGYTEEAKYCLAATAKRDGLRLISVVLGVEDSKTRFNEAARLLDYGFRYYVGVEVARAGDIVTQSPVRRGVAETVSAVAKGSLTALAPRGEEKKIKTEIRLEEKITAPVTKGQKVGELVALLDGEEVARIDLVAGEDVRKANIFQMFIRMIRDLFRTLFGRGK, translated from the coding sequence ATGGGAGAGGGGGACGACGTTGTGCTCAGGAGCTTCTTTATCCCTCCCCGCGCTGGGAGGAACGCCGCATGGACTGTCTCTTTGCTGTTTATGCTGGTATGTTTTGCTGTCATTCCGGTGGTAACGGCGCCTCCGTGTTACGCGGAACAACCACCCGCGCAGTCGCAGCCGCAGTCTCAGCCGCAGCCGCAGTCACAACCGCGCCTTGAGATATCGGCTCCGTCCGCCATTCTAATGGAGGCAAGCTCGGGCAGGGTTCTTTACGAGAAGGATGCTCACAAGCGGATGCCGCCGGCGAGCATCACCAAGATCATGACGATGCTCATGGTGATGGAGGCGCTTGAGGCAGGCAAGATAAGCCTGAATGACAAGGTTATTGCGAGCGAACACGCTTGTAGCATGGGGGGGTCGCAGGTTTGGCTTGAGCCCGGGGAAGAGATGCTGCTATCAGATATGTTGAAGGCCATAGCGATAGTATCAGCCAACGACTGTTCAGTTGCTGTGGCGGAGCATATAGCAGGGGCCGAGGAGATATTCGTGGATATGATGAACGCCCGGGCCAGGGAGCTCGGTATGAAGGATACCCATTTCGTCAACGCCACAGGGCTTCCTCACCCGGACCATTACACGAGCGCATATGATATCGCGCTTATGTCCCGGGAGCTCTTGAAACACCCCATGGTTCACGAATGGTTCACCACCTGGATCGATTACTTGCGGGATGGGAAGAACATCCTTGTGAATACTAACCGGCTCATAAAGGATTATAAGGGTGCAGATGGGCTGAAGACAGGGTACACGGAGGAGGCGAAGTATTGTCTTGCGGCGACTGCGAAGCGGGATGGGCTCAGACTGATCTCGGTCGTTCTGGGTGTCGAGGATTCAAAGACGCGGTTCAATGAGGCTGCCCGGCTGCTGGATTACGGGTTCAGATACTATGTCGGCGTCGAGGTCGCCCGGGCAGGGGATATCGTAACTCAGAGCCCGGTCCGGCGCGGCGTGGCCGAAACAGTCTCGGCCGTGGCAAAGGGTTCTCTCACGGCGCTTGCCCCCCGCGGTGAAGAGAAGAAGATCAAGACGGAGATCCGGCTGGAGGAGAAGATCACGGCGCCTGTAACGAAAGGTCAGAAGGTCGGCGAACTCGTAGCCCTGCTGGATGGGGAGGAGGTCGCCCGGATTGACTTGGTGGCTGGCGAGGATGTCAGGAAGGCGAATATCTTCCAGATGTTCATCCGCATGATACGAGACCTCTTCAGGACGCTGTTTGGCCGGGGTAAATGA
- a CDS encoding anti-sigma factor antagonist (This anti-anti-sigma factor, or anti-sigma factor antagonist, belongs to a family that includes characterized members SpoIIAA, RsbV, RsfA, and RsfB.): protein MGVRLETYRCGRSLVVRLGGELDLKTAGEFRDAVDHELDRHGQIQNIVLIFNEVTFIDSSGLGAILGRYKRASQMGGKLVAAGLTPQIRKIFELSGLLKIIPVCDSESQALGLV from the coding sequence ATGGGCGTGAGGCTTGAAACGTACAGGTGTGGAAGGAGCCTGGTGGTGCGGCTCGGGGGCGAGCTTGACTTGAAGACAGCGGGGGAGTTCCGGGATGCTGTTGATCACGAGCTTGACCGTCACGGGCAAATTCAAAATATTGTGCTCATTTTCAACGAGGTGACGTTCATAGATAGTTCCGGGCTGGGCGCGATTCTGGGGCGCTACAAGCGGGCAAGTCAGATGGGAGGCAAGCTGGTGGCCGCGGGGCTCACACCGCAAATCAGGAAGATATTTGAGCTATCTGGCCTCCTGAAGATAATACCTGTATGCGATTCGGAGAGCCAGGCTCTGGGGCTCGTTTAG
- a CDS encoding anti-sigma F factor encodes MGGRNAFKLEFPGIPENVEFARVTVACFASQLGGFTLEELDDIRLVTSEAVSNAIIHGYHEHAGPVYISGSICDGALEVIVEDKGRGIEDIEKARQPAYTTSPDRLGMGLTIIEALVDELIILSEPGNGTRLIMRKQPAHEAHDGSHAKRCGEGSGKAYEF; translated from the coding sequence GTGGGGGGCAGGAACGCATTTAAGCTCGAGTTTCCCGGGATACCGGAAAATGTGGAATTTGCACGGGTCACCGTTGCTTGCTTTGCATCGCAGCTCGGGGGCTTCACCCTTGAGGAGCTTGACGACATCCGGCTCGTAACCTCCGAGGCCGTCTCCAACGCTATCATCCATGGCTATCATGAACATGCGGGACCGGTGTACATCAGCGGGAGCATTTGCGATGGCGCTCTAGAGGTCATTGTCGAGGACAAGGGCAGGGGAATCGAGGACATTGAAAAGGCCAGGCAGCCTGCATATACTACAAGCCCCGACAGGCTGGGGATGGGGCTTACGATCATAGAAGCTCTCGTGGACGAGCTTATAATCCTCTCAGAGCCCGGGAACGGGACCAGGCTCATCATGCGCAAGCAACCGGCTCATGAAGCCCATGATGGTTCGCACGCGAAGAGATGCGGGGAAGGCTCGGGGAAGGCTTATGAATTCTAA
- a CDS encoding SigB/SigF/SigG family RNA polymerase sigma factor, which produces MVDVLPHDKLIESIARVRAGDKGARELVARSNLKLVMSLVQRFQGRGIDADELFQVGCVGLMKAIDKFDPAYGVQFSTYAVPVILGEIKRYLRDNGPVKVSRATRELASCVARTRGELAASLGREPTIDEIASALDISREQIIESIEAMRPVIHMFDVVADDGEDDKLRVIDQVGSGDDFDAESVELLALKDALAKLDEIERSVVLMRYFRDMNQVDVARRLGISQAQVSRLEKRALKRMRDCMAV; this is translated from the coding sequence ATGGTGGATGTGTTGCCCCATGATAAGCTCATCGAGTCTATCGCCAGAGTGAGGGCGGGCGATAAGGGGGCGCGGGAGCTCGTCGCGAGGTCGAACCTCAAGCTGGTGATGAGCCTTGTCCAGCGATTCCAGGGCAGGGGGATAGACGCAGACGAGCTCTTTCAGGTTGGCTGCGTTGGCCTTATGAAGGCAATAGACAAATTTGACCCGGCCTATGGTGTACAATTCTCGACCTACGCTGTCCCGGTGATCCTGGGGGAGATAAAGCGGTACCTGAGGGATAACGGGCCGGTAAAAGTGAGCCGGGCGACCAGAGAGCTAGCCTCCTGCGTAGCCCGGACCCGGGGGGAGCTCGCCGCATCCCTGGGGAGGGAACCCACCATAGATGAGATCGCCTCCGCGCTTGATATATCGAGGGAGCAAATTATCGAATCCATAGAGGCTATGCGTCCCGTGATCCATATGTTCGACGTGGTGGCGGACGATGGTGAGGATGATAAGCTCCGGGTTATAGACCAGGTTGGGTCCGGCGACGACTTTGATGCAGAGAGCGTCGAGCTGCTGGCGCTGAAAGATGCTTTAGCTAAATTAGACGAAATAGAAAGAAGCGTTGTTCTAATGAGATACTTTAGGGATATGAACCAGGTGGACGTGGCGAGGAGGCTTGGAATATCCCAGGCGCAGGTTTCACGGCTGGAGAAGCGTGCTCTGAAACGCATGAGGGATTGCATGGCGGTGTGA
- a CDS encoding dodecin domain-containing protein, with translation MTVVKVIELLGESQTSWDDAVRSAVREASKTVRNISGVEVTNMTASVENGNITKYKANVQVAFAVNGT, from the coding sequence ATGACCGTTGTGAAGGTTATTGAATTGCTCGGTGAATCCCAGACTAGCTGGGATGACGCTGTGAGGAGCGCAGTAAGAGAGGCGTCGAAGACTGTCCGGAATATCTCCGGTGTCGAGGTTACAAATATGACGGCGAGCGTGGAAAACGGCAACATCACCAAGTATAAGGCAAACGTCCAGGTCGCTTTTGCAGTGAACGGGACCTAA
- the spoVAC gene encoding stage V sporulation protein AC, whose amino-acid sequence MASKQDEEQRKKAAYQKLVAQKKPKPRSLRNFVVAFTVGGLICLVGQVILSLFISRGMSQDQASAPTLAVMIFLGALATGLGIYDNLGEFAGAGAAVPITGFSNTIVAAAMDFKREGYVLGMGAKMFLIAGPVIVFGIITAIIVGAVRMIALIAR is encoded by the coding sequence ATGGCTAGCAAGCAAGATGAGGAGCAGCGAAAGAAGGCCGCATATCAGAAGCTGGTTGCTCAAAAGAAGCCCAAACCACGATCATTGCGTAATTTCGTGGTGGCATTTACCGTCGGCGGGCTGATATGCCTCGTCGGGCAGGTCATCCTCTCGCTCTTTATCTCCCGGGGAATGAGCCAGGACCAGGCCAGTGCGCCAACCCTGGCCGTGATGATATTCCTTGGGGCACTGGCCACAGGGCTGGGCATTTACGATAATCTCGGTGAGTTTGCAGGAGCGGGTGCTGCAGTGCCTATAACGGGCTTCTCCAATACAATCGTCGCAGCAGCCATGGATTTCAAGCGAGAGGGTTACGTGCTCGGCATGGGCGCCAAGATGTTCCTAATAGCGGGCCCGGTGATTGTATTCGGGATCATAACCGCGATCATTGTTGGAGCGGTCCGCATGATTGCCCTGATCGCCAGATGA
- the spoVAD gene encoding stage V sporulation protein AD produces the protein MASKRVGKRTIRLQNPPFIIAAGTVVGPQEGKGPLAGEFDVVSPNCTLGQKTPEQAESRFLQEAAKIALDKAGLQPHQVDYMLAGDLLNQIISSSFAARQLAMPYLGLYGACSTFAEGLGLGSMIVDGGFADKVLVAVSSHYQGAERQYRYPIELNIQRKLTASYTVTGAGAALLSNQGSGTRVTLVTIGAVMDMGIKDPNDMGSAMAPAAADTLFWHFSDTGTRPEDYDMILTGDLGRVGRIMLLEVLKDKGIMLGDNYNDCGLMIYSDKQNVGAGGSGCACSAVVTLGHIMRRMQNGELHKVLLASTGALLSPLSSQQGESVPGIAHAIVLER, from the coding sequence GTGGCCTCGAAGAGGGTAGGAAAAAGGACGATCAGGTTACAGAATCCACCTTTTATTATAGCCGCGGGGACCGTAGTCGGGCCACAGGAAGGCAAGGGCCCCCTGGCGGGCGAGTTCGACGTTGTGTCCCCGAATTGCACCCTTGGCCAGAAAACGCCTGAGCAGGCAGAAAGCCGGTTCCTCCAGGAGGCTGCGAAAATAGCCCTTGACAAGGCTGGGTTGCAGCCTCACCAGGTTGATTACATGCTGGCCGGGGACCTTTTGAATCAGATAATCTCATCAAGCTTTGCCGCGAGGCAACTGGCCATGCCTTACCTGGGCCTTTACGGCGCCTGTTCAACCTTTGCGGAGGGGCTTGGGCTGGGGAGCATGATAGTAGATGGGGGATTTGCTGATAAGGTGCTGGTAGCGGTCTCCAGTCATTACCAGGGCGCGGAACGACAGTACCGGTACCCGATAGAGCTGAATATCCAGAGGAAGTTGACGGCAAGCTATACCGTAACCGGCGCAGGGGCAGCCCTGCTCTCAAACCAGGGATCGGGCACGAGGGTCACCCTCGTGACCATAGGTGCAGTTATGGATATGGGGATCAAGGATCCCAATGATATGGGTTCAGCCATGGCTCCAGCAGCAGCTGACACGTTGTTCTGGCATTTCTCTGATACTGGAACAAGGCCCGAGGATTATGATATGATCCTTACAGGGGACCTTGGCCGGGTCGGTAGGATTATGCTGCTTGAGGTCTTAAAGGATAAGGGTATTATGCTGGGGGACAACTACAATGACTGCGGCCTTATGATCTACTCCGACAAGCAAAACGTCGGAGCCGGCGGGAGCGGGTGCGCATGTTCGGCCGTTGTCACACTCGGCCATATCATGAGGCGCATGCAAAATGGAGAGCTGCACAAGGTCCTGCTCGCCTCAACGGGAGCCCTCTTGAGTCCCCTTTCATCCCAACAGGGTGAATCCGTGCCGGGGATTGCACACGCTATTGTCCTGGAAAGGTAG
- the spoVAE gene encoding stage V sporulation protein AE: MTYLMAFLIGGLICGIGQVILDHTKLTPGHMLVAFTMAGALLGGLGVYERLLKIAGAGALVPVSGFGASLVRGALVEAGRLGWIGLFTGVFEFTGLGLASAIFFGFLIALIFNPRS; this comes from the coding sequence ATGACATATCTCATGGCATTTCTGATAGGCGGGTTGATCTGTGGAATCGGCCAGGTGATTCTCGATCATACCAAGCTGACGCCCGGGCACATGCTTGTGGCGTTTACAATGGCCGGGGCCCTGCTGGGCGGCCTTGGCGTGTATGAGCGGCTCCTCAAGATAGCCGGTGCCGGCGCCCTGGTCCCTGTTTCAGGGTTCGGGGCCTCACTCGTGAGGGGGGCCCTGGTCGAGGCGGGCAGGCTTGGGTGGATAGGGCTCTTCACAGGCGTCTTCGAGTTTACTGGCCTCGGGCTTGCCTCTGCGATTTTTTTCGGGTTCCTGATAGCTCTGATCTTTAACCCGAGATCATAG
- a CDS encoding CoA protein activase: MKVTFPHMGNLYIPLRALFENLGLTVIVPPRSSKRTLTLGTLHSPEFACLPLKVNVGNFIEAFELGADAVIMAGGVGPCRFGYYGEVEKEILEDLGYDFEMFIIEPPQGRFREVLHELGRLVGRVTARQVIHAVRIAWEKLSAVEALEKLAARVRAREIQKGSTTRALTQALKDIDEAAKLSEVRTARLDGLSTINNVPQREDYDPLRVGIVGEIYVVLEPFVNLDVERELGEMGVEVDRSIYLGDWIGVHVIRDALRFGKGSLNKVRELARPYLRHFVGGHGIESVGHSVEYARRGFDGVVHLAPFTCMPEIVAESILPRVSKDLDIPIMTLVFDEHSADAGVVTRLEAFVDLIARRRSRLAKNLGEEKHAGIYRS; this comes from the coding sequence ATGAAAGTTACGTTTCCTCATATGGGCAACCTTTATATACCGCTGAGAGCCCTTTTCGAAAACCTTGGTCTCACGGTGATAGTCCCTCCAAGATCGAGCAAGAGAACTCTGACCCTCGGCACGCTACACTCCCCGGAATTTGCGTGCCTTCCGCTCAAGGTCAACGTGGGGAACTTCATTGAAGCATTCGAGCTCGGCGCTGACGCCGTGATAATGGCAGGTGGTGTCGGCCCCTGCCGTTTCGGGTATTATGGCGAGGTCGAGAAGGAGATTCTCGAGGACCTCGGCTACGATTTTGAGATGTTCATCATAGAGCCGCCGCAGGGGAGGTTTCGTGAGGTTCTGCATGAGCTGGGGCGGCTTGTAGGGAGGGTCACAGCGCGCCAGGTCATCCATGCGGTGCGCATCGCCTGGGAAAAGCTTTCAGCCGTGGAGGCGCTGGAGAAGCTGGCGGCCAGGGTGAGGGCCAGGGAGATACAGAAGGGGAGCACGACGAGGGCGTTGACTCAGGCTCTCAAGGATATCGATGAGGCCGCGAAGCTGAGCGAGGTGAGGACGGCACGTCTCGACGGCCTCTCAACCATCAACAACGTGCCGCAACGAGAGGACTACGACCCGCTGCGCGTCGGCATTGTTGGTGAAATATATGTGGTGCTCGAGCCATTCGTGAACCTCGATGTCGAGCGGGAACTCGGGGAGATGGGGGTTGAGGTCGACCGGTCGATATACCTTGGCGACTGGATAGGCGTCCATGTAATCAGGGATGCTTTGCGTTTCGGGAAGGGGAGCCTGAACAAGGTCAGGGAGCTTGCCAGACCCTACCTGCGGCACTTTGTCGGCGGGCACGGGATCGAGAGCGTGGGACATTCGGTTGAGTATGCGAGAAGGGGCTTTGATGGGGTAGTCCACCTTGCGCCTTTCACATGCATGCCCGAGATTGTTGCCGAGAGCATCTTGCCCAGGGTGAGCAAGGATCTGGACATCCCCATAATGACACTGGTATTTGATGAGCACTCAGCAGACGCCGGGGTCGTTACGCGTCTTGAGGCCTTTGTCGACCTCATAGCCAGGCGACGAAGCCGCCTAGCTAAGAACCTGGGGGAGGAGAAACATGCGGGGATATATCGGAGTTGA
- a CDS encoding 2-hydroxyglutaryl-CoA dehydratase, whose translation MRGYIGVDVGSVSTNVVAIDDEVNVIEKVYLRTQGQPIKVVQEGLKAIAEKCGDIEIAGAGTTGSGRRLASVIVGADCVKNEITAHAIAASHAVPGVQTVFEIGGQDSKIIILRNGVVIDFAMNTVCAAGTGSFLDHQAMRLNIPIEQFGDLALKAEVPVRIAGRCAVFAESDMIHKQQMGHRIEDIVCGLCEALVRNYLNNVGKGKDILPPVVFQGGVAANAGMKRAFEKALGEAVIVPEHYNVMGAIGAAILAAEEVKRRGTKTLFRGFEVVDDDFEARSFECKGCPNRCEVINIIRDGDTIARWGDRCGKWEAL comes from the coding sequence ATGCGGGGATATATCGGAGTTGACGTGGGATCTGTTAGCACTAATGTTGTTGCCATAGATGACGAGGTGAATGTAATCGAGAAGGTTTACCTGAGAACCCAGGGACAGCCCATCAAGGTCGTGCAGGAGGGCTTGAAGGCCATCGCAGAGAAGTGTGGCGATATTGAGATCGCCGGGGCCGGGACCACAGGCAGCGGCCGGAGGCTGGCCAGCGTCATCGTGGGTGCTGATTGCGTCAAGAATGAAATAACAGCCCACGCGATTGCGGCCTCGCACGCAGTGCCTGGCGTCCAGACCGTGTTCGAGATCGGCGGCCAGGATTCGAAGATCATCATCCTGAGAAACGGGGTAGTTATCGATTTCGCCATGAATACGGTCTGCGCCGCAGGGACCGGGTCATTCCTCGACCACCAGGCGATGAGGCTCAATATACCGATAGAGCAATTCGGGGACCTGGCGCTGAAGGCCGAGGTCCCCGTCAGGATCGCCGGCAGGTGTGCCGTCTTTGCCGAGTCGGATATGATTCACAAGCAACAGATGGGCCACAGGATCGAGGATATCGTCTGCGGGCTATGTGAAGCGCTGGTCAGGAACTACCTGAACAACGTAGGAAAGGGCAAGGATATCTTACCCCCTGTAGTATTCCAGGGGGGCGTCGCGGCCAACGCCGGGATGAAGAGGGCATTCGAAAAGGCTCTCGGCGAGGCTGTCATTGTGCCGGAGCATTATAATGTCATGGGTGCGATTGGCGCTGCTATCCTGGCAGCGGAAGAGGTAAAACGCAGGGGAACCAAGACCCTATTTCGCGGGTTCGAGGTTGTGGATGATGACTTCGAGGCCCGGAGCTTTGAGTGTAAAGGCTGCCCCAACCGGTGCGAGGTAATCAATATCATTAGGGATGGGGATACGATAGCCCGCTGGGGCGATAGGTGCGGGAAGTGGGAGGCTCTTTGA